One window from the genome of Paracoccus marcusii encodes:
- a CDS encoding superoxide dismutase has protein sequence MAFTLPDLPYSHDALEAGGMSRETLEYHHDKHHNAYVTKLNELVAGTEWEGKSLEDIVKGTYQKGAVAQNGIFNNASQHWNHAQFWEMMGPNPGPMPANLEAAIKDSFGSVEEFKKKFAEAGVGQFGSGWVWLVKNADGKLEITKTENGVNPLCTGQTALLGCDVWEHSYYIDFRNARPKYLENFLDKLVNWENVASRM, from the coding sequence ATGGCCTTCACCCTTCCCGATCTTCCCTATTCGCACGATGCCCTGGAAGCCGGCGGCATGTCGCGCGAAACGCTGGAGTATCACCATGACAAGCACCACAACGCCTATGTCACCAAGCTGAACGAGCTGGTGGCCGGGACCGAGTGGGAAGGCAAGTCGCTGGAAGATATCGTCAAGGGCACCTACCAGAAGGGCGCCGTGGCGCAGAACGGCATCTTCAACAATGCCAGCCAGCATTGGAACCACGCCCAGTTCTGGGAGATGATGGGCCCGAACCCCGGCCCGATGCCCGCCAACCTGGAAGCCGCGATCAAGGACAGCTTCGGTTCGGTCGAGGAGTTCAAGAAGAAGTTCGCCGAGGCCGGCGTCGGCCAGTTCGGGTCGGGCTGGGTCTGGCTGGTCAAGAATGCCGACGGCAAGCTGGAGATCACCAAGACCGAGAACGGCGTGAACCCGCTGTGCACCGGTCAGACGGCGCTGCTGGGCTGCGACGTGTGGGAGCACAGCTACTACATCGACTTCCGCAACGCGCGGCCCAAGTACCTGGAGAACTTCCTGGACAAGCTGGTGAACTGGGAGAACGTCGCCTCGCGCATGTGA
- a CDS encoding sarcosine oxidase subunit gamma produces MAEALATITPVAGLGMITIRADLDRAGDALAEAAGLAIPDATGTVTDGSRTLAWMSPDELLLILPASDLSAALSDLTQALTGEHGLVADVSDARAVFDVTGPHAADVIAKLAPVDAAALPSGVLRRTRMAQTAAAFWRMDGGFRVIGFRSTADYLSLILTNAAMPGSQLAPR; encoded by the coding sequence ATGGCTGAAGCGCTGGCTACCATCACCCCCGTCGCGGGCCTGGGCATGATCACCATCCGGGCCGATCTGGACCGCGCGGGCGACGCCCTGGCCGAGGCCGCGGGCCTGGCGATCCCCGACGCGACCGGCACCGTGACCGACGGCAGCCGCACCCTGGCGTGGATGTCGCCGGACGAGCTGTTGCTGATCCTGCCCGCATCGGACCTTTCCGCCGCGCTGTCGGACCTGACGCAGGCGCTGACGGGTGAACACGGGCTGGTGGCCGACGTGTCGGATGCCCGTGCGGTCTTTGACGTGACGGGCCCCCATGCCGCGGACGTGATCGCGAAACTCGCCCCGGTCGATGCCGCGGCCCTGCCGTCGGGCGTCTTGCGCCGCACGCGCATGGCGCAGACCGCCGCAGCCTTCTGGCGGATGGACGGCGGGTTCCGCGTGATCGGCTTTCGGTCGACGGCGGACTACCTGTCGCTGATCCTGACCAATGCGGCCATGCCGGGCAGCCAGCTGGCGCCGCGCTGA
- a CDS encoding tetratricopeptide repeat protein, producing the protein MANQSDTFIDEVTEELRRDRLYGAMRRYGWIVVLVIVAVVGFTAWREYSAAQDRAAAQAWGDAILAAEAENDPAAVLAVDPRGSAGRQALTGLLAAGAQTDPDARAQALQGVADAQPDSVLGELAQLKLVMAQGAEMDAAERDAILTRLSRAGAPFELLALEQKAVALIGAGRPEDAITLIRQIQDKDGLTEALRRRLSEMMIALGETPEPTE; encoded by the coding sequence ATGGCCAACCAGAGCGACACCTTCATCGACGAAGTCACCGAAGAGCTGCGGCGCGACCGCCTGTACGGGGCGATGCGCCGTTACGGCTGGATCGTGGTCCTGGTGATCGTGGCGGTGGTCGGCTTCACCGCCTGGCGCGAATACAGCGCCGCCCAGGACCGCGCCGCGGCGCAGGCCTGGGGCGATGCGATCCTGGCGGCCGAGGCCGAGAACGACCCCGCCGCCGTTCTGGCCGTCGATCCGCGCGGCTCGGCCGGGCGGCAGGCGCTGACCGGGCTGCTGGCCGCGGGCGCGCAGACCGATCCCGATGCCCGCGCACAGGCGCTGCAGGGCGTGGCCGATGCCCAGCCCGACAGCGTGCTGGGAGAGCTGGCGCAGCTGAAGCTGGTGATGGCACAGGGCGCAGAGATGGATGCGGCCGAACGCGACGCCATCCTGACCCGCCTGTCGCGCGCCGGTGCACCGTTCGAGCTGCTGGCGTTGGAACAGAAGGCCGTGGCCCTGATCGGTGCCGGGCGCCCCGAGGATGCGATCACCCTGATCCGTCAGATCCAGGACAAGGACGGCCTGACCGAGGCCTTGCGTCGTCGCCTGTCCGAGATGATGATCGCCCTGGGCGAGACGCCCGAACCGACCGAATAA